Proteins from a single region of Heliomicrobium gestii:
- a CDS encoding protein-glutamate methylesterase/protein-glutamine glutaminase has protein sequence MPQIKVLVVDDSAFMRKVITDMIVAEPGMVVVGTARNGQDALEKIAQLSPDVVTLDVEMPVMDGLTTLERIMASRPMPVVMLSSLTQQGADATMQALQKGAVDFIPKPSGSISLDIHKVRQELIGKLKVAAIAKVRPRVVDYRPLKSPFSPPSATSTPSAQPTPAVAPAVPPVARAKILPGLGTQRLNKLVLLGTSTGGPKALYEVIPKLPADLGAAVLIVQHMPPGFTRSLAERLDAASALKVKEAQDGEEIQTGVVYIAPGDYHFKVAVVEQPGTGRQMRVKLTQEPPVGGHRPAVDVMMLSAAQQFWSPMVGVILTGMGGDGTEGMKLIKSRQGRTIAEDASTCVVFGMPKVAIESGCVDKVVPLNGVADEIVKLLQDR, from the coding sequence ATGCCGCAGATCAAAGTATTGGTAGTCGACGACTCCGCATTCATGCGCAAAGTGATAACAGATATGATCGTTGCCGAACCTGGAATGGTTGTTGTGGGAACGGCGCGCAACGGGCAGGATGCTTTGGAAAAAATCGCCCAGTTGTCTCCTGATGTTGTCACCTTGGATGTGGAAATGCCTGTAATGGATGGACTGACCACCCTGGAACGCATCATGGCCTCCCGACCCATGCCTGTTGTCATGTTATCCAGTTTGACCCAACAAGGCGCCGACGCTACCATGCAGGCGCTGCAAAAAGGCGCAGTTGACTTTATTCCCAAACCGTCGGGCTCCATCTCCCTCGATATCCACAAGGTCCGCCAGGAGTTGATCGGCAAGCTAAAAGTGGCGGCTATCGCTAAGGTTCGGCCGCGGGTGGTCGATTACCGCCCGCTAAAATCGCCCTTTTCTCCGCCGTCAGCGACTTCCACCCCATCGGCGCAACCGACACCAGCGGTGGCGCCAGCAGTCCCTCCAGTCGCGCGGGCGAAAATCCTTCCAGGCTTGGGGACGCAGCGGCTGAATAAACTGGTGCTGCTCGGCACGTCGACAGGCGGTCCAAAGGCGCTCTATGAGGTCATCCCCAAACTTCCAGCCGATCTTGGCGCTGCTGTTCTCATCGTCCAGCACATGCCGCCTGGTTTTACGCGATCGCTGGCAGAGCGTCTTGACGCTGCGTCAGCATTGAAAGTGAAAGAGGCGCAAGATGGGGAAGAAATTCAAACGGGTGTCGTGTACATCGCGCCGGGTGACTATCATTTCAAGGTTGCTGTAGTGGAACAGCCTGGAACAGGGCGACAGATGCGGGTGAAACTGACGCAGGAACCGCCGGTAGGTGGACATAGGCCAGCCGTGGATGTGATGATGCTCTCCGCTGCCCAACAATTCTGGTCCCCGATGGTAGGTGTGATCCTGACGGGGATGGGTGGCGATGGAACCGAAGGAATGAAGTTGATCAAGAGTCGTCAAGGTCGCACAATTGCGGAAGACGCCTCGACCTGTGTGGTTTTTGGAATGCCAAAAGTCGCCATCGAATCGGGCTGCGTTGATAAAGTGGTTCCCCTAAACGGCGTCGCCGATGAGATAGTAAAATTATTGCAGGACAGATAG
- a CDS encoding MinD/ParA family protein, producing MKDQAEKLRIMMNNMRQTTERTIRGDSPSTRVICVSSGKGGVGKTNLTLNLGLALIDYGFRVLILDADMGMANIDVILGKVPPHNLYHVIRGEKTLDEVVFTGPKGIQTISGGSGIVELADLSAGELDDFITRLSGMESSADIFLIDTGAGISRNVLSYIFAADELLVVTTPEPTAITDAYGLIKSVDSMQRGKPISVVINRVDDDKEGDSVAKKLSMAVRQFLHRDIVIVGTIPDDPTVPKAVKSQMPFYLQNQHTPASLAVSKLAATLCNLPVRYEGREGITRMFRRMKSFFR from the coding sequence ATGAAAGATCAAGCCGAAAAGCTGCGGATTATGATGAATAACATGCGGCAGACAACGGAACGGACAATTCGGGGCGATTCGCCGTCGACACGGGTAATCTGTGTATCAAGTGGAAAAGGGGGCGTCGGCAAGACCAATCTGACGCTGAATCTTGGTCTCGCCTTGATCGATTATGGTTTTCGGGTGTTGATTCTTGACGCCGATATGGGTATGGCCAATATTGACGTGATTTTGGGGAAAGTCCCCCCTCATAATCTATACCATGTGATCCGTGGAGAAAAGACATTGGATGAGGTGGTGTTTACAGGTCCGAAAGGAATTCAGACCATCTCCGGTGGTTCCGGCATTGTCGAATTGGCTGATTTGAGCGCAGGGGAACTGGATGACTTTATCACCAGGCTGTCAGGCATGGAGAGTTCAGCAGATATATTTCTGATCGATACGGGCGCCGGCATTTCCCGGAATGTTCTTTCCTATATTTTTGCTGCCGATGAATTGCTTGTTGTCACTACTCCTGAGCCGACAGCGATTACCGATGCCTACGGTTTGATCAAGTCCGTCGATTCCATGCAACGAGGCAAGCCCATCTCGGTCGTCATCAATCGGGTCGATGACGATAAAGAAGGAGATAGCGTGGCGAAGAAGCTATCCATGGCTGTTCGCCAATTTTTGCACCGAGACATCGTGATTGTTGGTACGATTCCGGATGACCCCACTGTGCCGAAGGCCGTTAAGTCACAGATGCCCTTTTATCTGCAAAACCAACACACACCGGCTTCTTTAGCGGTTTCGAAACTGGCGGCTACCCTCTGCAACCTGCCGGTTCGCTACGAAGGACGAGAGGGGATCACACGGATGTTCCGGCGAATGAAAAGCTTTTTTCGGTAA